From a single Raphanus sativus cultivar WK10039 chromosome 3, ASM80110v3, whole genome shotgun sequence genomic region:
- the LOC108836104 gene encoding putative F-box/kelch-repeat protein At4g39756, whose product MNSVSEPSEKKSKNLNPSLSLFSLPDDILLNCIARISPSYYPKLTLVSKTFASLVSSYELYTTRLLQKTDEHILYVYLQFSSYSSSPLSWFCLWLKPNQTLTNDLENTGNALLVPIPSSYCQRLPAFTCKVGSEWYAINRYGYPASNLSVSKSGICDWLELPNMTVARGEDAIAGVLDAKIYVMGGCSIYETKNWAEVYDTKTQTWESLPDPGVQLRFSTLKKMRVKGEKIYVESIKRNKNGCDVYDTKEGRWKVLGRPPMIASNVVIENIRYFYFNKGILWYDKKHNKWGRVKGLSVLKRYCEGDSGSFEVVNCGGKLLMIWDKLVHACHGYEKNIWCASIAFKKGNGDENVRGKVEWANSVRTVPISCVLVRHAIRSL is encoded by the coding sequence ATGAACTCCGTATCTGAACCGTCAGAGAAAAAGTCGAAGAATTTGAATCCATCTCTTTCGTTATTTTCTCTTCCAGATGACATCCTTCTGAACTGCATAGCTCGGATATCACCATCGTACTACCCTAAACTCACTCTAGTCAGCAAGACCTTTGCCTCTCTCGTCTCATCCTACGAGCTCTACACGACTAGACTTCTTCAAAAAACCGACGAACACATCCTTTATGTCTATTTACAGTTTTCCAGTTACAGTAGTAGTCCTCTTTCCTGGTTCTGTCTCTGGTTAAAACCTAACCAAACCCTAACCAATGACTTGGAGAATACCGGGAATGCTTTGTTGGTACCAATACCTTCATCTTATTGTCAGCGTCTACCAGCGTTCACGTGTAAGGTTGGTTCAGAGTGGTACGCTATCAATCGCTACGGTTATCCAGCTTCCAATTTGTCAGTCTCTAAATCAGGGATTTGCGACTGGCTTGAACTCCCGAACATGACTGTGGCTCGAGGGGAAGATGCCATTGCTGGCGTCCTCGATGCGAAAATATACGTTATGGGAGGTTGCAGCATATATGAAACCAAGAATTGGGCTGAGGTTTACGATACAAAGACTCAAACTTGGGAATCTTTACCTGACCCTGGCGTCCAGCTACGTTTTTCTACACTTAAGAAAATGAGAGTGAAGGGGGAAAAGATCTACGTTGAAAGCATCAAGAGGAATAAGAATGGTTGTGATGTTTATGATACCAAAGAAGGTAGATGGAAAGTTTTAGGTCGACCACCCATGATTGCGTCTAATGTTGTGATAGAGAATATAAGGTACTTTTACTTCAATAAAGGTATTTTGTGGTATGATAAGAAGCACAATAAGTGGGGAAGGGTCAAAGGTTTGTCGGTGCTGAAGAGGTACTGCGAAGGTGATAGTGGTAGTTTCGAAGTGGTTAATTGCGGTGGGAAACTCTTAATGATTTGGGACAAGCTTGTGCATGCTTGTCATGGCTATGAGAAGAATATTTGGTGCGCGTCGATTGCGTTTAAGAAGGGGAATGGTGATGAAAATGTTAGGGGTAAGGTTGAGTGGGCTAATAGTGTGCGTACCGTTCCCATTTCATGTGTTCTAGTGCGTCATGCAATACGATCACTTTGA